Within the Halomonas sp. HL-93 genome, the region GATCACTGCAGGATGGCCAAAGCCCAGAAAGGCATCGTTTGCGGGCACCAACCCAAGCATGACTGACCCCAATAGCGCGGCGAGCGCCACCAGATCATAGCGAAAGCGCCCCCATACAAAGGCGGCCAATGTTAGCCCTAAAACCATAAACACTAGGGTGCTAGGCGTTAGTCCCAGATCCTCAATTGCCATTGTTACGTCACCTCCCTATGAGCCACCGGCGCCGCCACCTTCGTGAAACGCCCGCTTCACTGTAAATCAGATGCTGCGATGCAGCCGATCAACATTATACATTTACCATACACACGTATTGCTTTTGATGAAGCCACCTAATAGCAAAAAACCTGGCAAAGCCAGGCATTGGAAGGTCATTAATTAAAACGAAGAAAACGTTTATGTCGTTAAGTTTTCATACGCGCCAGCATGTTCTGAACAGCGTCAAGGTGCTCGGGTTCGTTATGGCACATGCCTTGAAATGCGGCGCACACGTCCAGAAACGCTTTTAACTCCATATCCGGGGCCATTTTCATCAAGCGTTTCGTTAGCCGTGTGGCCTTAGGCGGCTGAGCGGCAATGCGCGCGGCATGTTCCATGACTCTCTTCATCAGGGCATCCGGCTCGACCACTTCCAGCACAACGCCATAATCCAGGGCTTCCTGGGCGTCGATCACTCGCCCGGATAACGTTAGCTCAAAAGCACGCTGATAGCCTATCTGTCGCTGCATAAACCATGCTCCCCCATCTCCGGGAACAATGCCCAGGTTGAGGAAGGTTTCGCCAAATTTAGCCTGACGTGACGCGATCCGTAAATCCGCCATATTCGCTAGGTCAAACCCAGCCCCTATCGCTGGCCCATTGACCGCTGCGATGACAGGCACTTCTACTTCGCTGAGCGCAAGTGGCATTCGCTGGATTCCGCGGCGATAGCGTTCAGCCACTTCCGCAGCGTCGCCAGCGAAGTCGCCGCGACGTTCGGCCATATCTTTGACGTTGCCGCCTGCGCAGAATGCCGATCCAACACCGGTGATCACCAGCACCGAGACGTCGCTTGTGCGGTTGACCCAGTGCGCGGTGGTGACAATGTCATCAACCAACGCGGTGCCGGTGAGCGCATTACGCACGTCGTGACGATTCAAGGTGAGTGTGGCCACCCGCTCTTCAAGCGTTAAGATAGCATCTGTCAGTGTCGGTAACGATTGACTCATTCTTCTCGCTCCACAATGATTCGAGCATCCACAATGGCATAACCATGGGGGTGGCTTTCTGGATACGCCATTACCGGGTTTAAATCTAGCTCACGAATACTCGGGTAGGCGTCCACCAGCTTTGAAATACGCATCAATAACAATACTAGCGCCTGCTTATTGACAGCCGGAGCACCGCGGACCCCTTCCAATACTTTTTGCGCCTTGATTTGATTCACCATAGATTCGGCATCGGCTTGGGTAATTGGCAGGGAACGAAACGCCACGTCCTCCCACACCTCAACGAACACGCCGCCCAGGCCAAACATAAGGACCGGGCCAAAGACCGGATCCCGCAGCATACCAATGATGACCTCCACCCCTTTCTCTACCATGGGCGTGACTAACACCCCGTCGAGTTGGGCACTTGGATCGTAACGCTGGGCGTTACCCATGATGGTTTTATAGGCATCGCGTAATGCGGCTTCGCCAACCAGATTCAGTTGCACCCCGCCAGCATCTGATTTGTGCAAAATATCCTTGGACACCACTTTCATTGCCAGGGGGTGATGGCCAAAGTGCCGTGCGACATCCGCTAACTCATTGGCGCTTTGCACCCGCCGCTCGTCGGGCACATGGATACAATGCTCGGCAAGCAGTGCCTTGGCTTCGAACTCGAGCAAGTCTCGCTTTTGTTGTCTTGCGGTCGCTAACAGCGCCTGCCCGTTAGGAGAGGCCTGCATCGGCCGAGTAGCGGGTTGGGCGGCGCCACGCGCCAGGTATTCACCACGCTCGCCAAGCGCCGCCAGCACCCTCACGGCATGTTCGATTGAGGCGTAAATGGGTAAGCCTGCCTCGTGCAAACGCCGTAGTGGAGGGGGCTTAATCGGTGCATAAAGGCTGTAGATGACTAGCGGCTTTTGGGTCGCATGAGCAAGTTCGACCATGGATTCAGCGCCGCGCATTTCGTCACCCAATAGCGACTCGGCAAAGCGCAGGCTATAGCCGCCAAACATCCCCACTAGAAAAACACTGTCGACGTTCGCATCGGCCGCCACCACTTCCATACATTGGGCCAAGAGTGAGGGATTCGCGTCTGAGGAGCCTGCCACATCCACAGGGTTGACGGACGACGCCTGGGGTAACAGCAGTGTCTTGAGTTTCGCCTGGGTGTCAGGGGAGAGCGCCGCCAGCGTTAGTCCTGCCTCCGCCAGTCGATCTGCCGCAATAGTGGCTTGGCCACCGCCGTCCGCAATCACCGCAACGCGTTTGCCCGCTGCTTTTTGTAAGCGACCTAGCCCTTCGGCGACTGGCAGAATTTCATCGGAGTATTGCACTACGCTCACCCCGGCTTGGCGTAGCAAGTCAACGGTCATCTGATAGCTGCCTGCCAGCGCACCAGTATGCGAGCTTGCCGCTTTTTGGCCTTGCTCGGTAGAGCCCGACTTATAGACCACCACCGGCTTCATGGCCGTAACCGCTCGGGCTACGTCAAGAAATTTACGCCCGTCTCTAAAGCCTTCTACATATAGGGTGGCGACTCGCGTGTGCTCATCTTCACCCAAATAGCGAAGATAGTCGTTAAAGCCGAGATCGGTTTGGTTGCCAGGGCCAATGTAGCTACTAAACCCAACCTGGCCGTTATGCTGGGCCTCCAACGCTAGCGAAAGCAGCATGTTGCCTGACTGGGAAACAATACCAATATCACCGGGTTTGAGGTTTTCAAGCGCCAGCAAATTGACGTTGTAGTGAAGATTAAATAAGCCTGATGTATTTGGCCCAATGATCCGCACGCCATGCGCACGGGCATTAGCCATCATTTGTGCTTCTAACTCTGCCCCCGCCTCACCGGTTTCGCTAAAGCCGCTAGCTAATACCACCGCGCCCTTGATACCTCGACGGCCGCACTCGGCAATTAGATCGGGTACCGTCGCCGCCGGCGTGCATATCAGCGCCAATGACGGTGTTCCCGGTATAGCGCTGATAGACGACCAAGCATTAACGCCTAAAATAGCCTTGGCTTTGGGATTCACCGGATAAATATCACCACGATAGCCGCCCTTAACGAGACCAACCATAGCTTTATAACCCCGTTTGGTGGGGTCAGATGAAGCCCCCACCACTGCGATTCCCTCAGGGGCCAGCACCGCGTGGAGGGGGCTACGTGAAGGAAGGTGACCTTCGATAGATTGCATGTGATTACCTGTCGAAATGAATAAAAATGCCGGCTCCCACCAGCTAAAAAGTGGCTAAGCGATTAGCGACCTTGGAACTGGGGCAGTCGCTTTTCAGCAAACGCATTCACCCCTTCCTGCCAATCCTCGGTGGTTGAACAGGTAAAAACAGCATCAAGCTCTTGCTGCAGTTGGCTTGGCATATCGGTATGCGCCGCGCGATTGATCAACGGTTTTAACATCGCCATGGATACCGGCGCGCGCTCAGCGAGTTGGGACGCCAACGCAGTGGCTTCATGCATCAATTGATCAAGCGGGTAATGAGCAAGCGCCAACCCAAGTCGGGTAGCCTCGGCACCTGTTATCTTTTCACCGGTATACAGCAGGCGACGGGCCTGTCCCAACCCCACCAACTGGGGTAACCATTTTGAAACACCGCCGCCCACGCAGGTGCCAATGCTGGTTTCCGGGAAGCCAATCGGGGCGTCATCCGCCATTAGAATAAAATCGCAGGCCACCGCCATCTCGGCGCCCGCGCCTAGCGCATAGCCGTTCAACGCAGCAATAACCGGTTTGCTGAGCTGGGCGATGGCCTCCGCTACGTCATTGGCTAACTGCAGATATTCGCGGCGCTGATAGAGCGTTCTTGCGGCGCCACCGTGGACTTTCATATCGGCGCCAACACAGAACGCGCGTCCCTCACCGGTGAGCACCACGGCACGCACCTCCCGCGTTTGCTGGGCAATCGTCAATACGTGGAGCAAGTCTTGATAAAGCGCCTCAACCACCGCATTAAGCCGCTCAGGACGGTTGAGGCGCACCGTCAGGACATAGCCTTGCTGAGTGACCAACAGCGTTTCATAGGAAGGCAAATCAAGGGTTGAGGTCATCACGGTCAGGTTACCTGTTAGATAAAGAAGGCGGCGAAACAGTACATACGTTTCAAATTTATATTAAAAAGCAACGTATGTATCATTCACAATGCTAGAGGTACCACCCACGCCAGTCAACACGATTGTTTCTTTAAAAAATAAAAAAGATACAAATGCACCAACCAAATTACATGGGTTACACTGCTCATCTGAATGCGCTGGAGCCTTACATGACTGGTCAAAACCGAGAATCGATTACGCCGCCCTCCTCCCCCTTAGGTTCTATTAATCAACGGCTTGCGGAGCTTTATCCCACGCTAAGTCCGCAGTTAAAACAGGCGGCAAGCTACGTGATGGAACACCCTCTCGAAATGGCGTTTCAGTCGATCCGTAAAACGGCCGGAATTGCGCAGGTCACCCCTTCAACGTTAGTGCGCCTAGCCAAGCGGCTTGGGTTTGAAAGCTATGAACCGTTTCGCGAGGTGTTTCAATCGGCGGTACAGACACCACCTGTGGAGCTCTCCGGACGCGCTAGCCAGCTACGTCACCAGGCTCACCAACCCGATGATCAACTGTTTGTAAATGTGGGCGATGCCGCATTCGATAATATCGGCCGCTTATTTACTGCGGATAATCAGGCACGCGTGCGCGATGCGGCCCAGCAAATGCTGGCGGCACGCAATATCGCCGTGGTGGGATTTAGGGATACGTTTGCGTGTGCCTATCACTTTGCCTATGTAGGGCGCATCGCCATGCCTAACATCACGCTAATTCGAGGTTTGGAAGGCGGGCTTTTAACCGAACTGGATCGTTTCAACGAGCAAGACTTGGTCGTGGTGTTTGGTTTTGAGCCCTATTGCGCAGAAACCGTTAAAGCACTGGAGGTCACCCGCCGTAACGGCGTTCAGGCCATCGCGATAACCGACACCCTTCGCTCACCGCTGGTACCCGGCGCGCTTATTACGTTCACCGTCGCTAATGCTACGCCGCATTTCTTCCCTTCGATCCTTGCGGCCATTACCTTAAGCGAGGCGATATTGGCTGAATGCGTGGCGTTTGGGCCCGACCATCTGGTCGATAATGTCGTCAGTTTCGAGACGCGCATGCGCCACATGGGGGCGTACGTAGACGTGTCCTAACGCAATAAACGCGGGGCGTTGCCCGCTGCTTTTCGCAGCGGGCATTTCCGCAAGCTTAGGGCAGTAGAATGGTGGAACCGGTGGTTTTGCGGCTCTGCAGAGCGTCTTGGGCCTTACCCGCCTCTGCTAACGGATAACGATTAGCGATATCTATTTTAACCTTGCCACTTTCAATCATGGCAAAGAACTCTTCACACATCATTTCCAAGCGCTCACGGGTATCGGCATAGCCGTTAAGGCTCGGACGGGTCACAAACAGCGCGCCCTTCTGGTTGAGAATGCCGATATTCACCCCGTCCACTGGTCCAGACGAATTACCAAAGCTGACCATCAGCGCCCGTGGCTTTAGACAGTCCAACGACATTTCCCAAGTGTCTTTACCTACCGAATCGTAAACCACGTCGCACATGGCGCCATCGGTTAGCTCGCGTACCCGCTCTACCACATTTTCTTCCGTGTAATTAATAGTCGCCCACGCGCCGTTGGCCATGGCTAAATCGGCTTTTTCTTTTGAACTAACAGTGCCAATTAGCTTAACGCCCAGCGCTTTCGCCCACTGGCAGGCAATCGAGCCCACACCGCCGGCAGCGGCATGGAACAAAATCGTTTCGCCCCCTTTTAGCTCGTAGGTTTGGCGTAGCAAATACTGCACCGTTAACCCTTTCAGCATGCTGGCCGCTGCCGTTTCAAAATCAATAAAGTCCGGTAGTTTGACGACTTTCGACGCAGGCAGCGTATGCGACTCAGCGTAGGCACCTAGAGGGCCCTGGGCATAGGCCACTCGGTCACCCTTTTTCAGATGGGTAACGCCTTCTCCTACTGCATCGACGATACCCGCCCCTTCAGTGCCCAGGCCAGAGGGCAGGGACGGTGCTGGATAAAGCCCGGTACGAAAATAGATATCAATAAAATTAAGGCCCACGGCCTTATTCGCAATGCGTACTTCACCGGCAGCGGGCACGGTGGGAGTCACTTCGACTAACTCCAGCACCTCAGAACCGCCAGTGTGAGCAAACTGAATTCGTTGAGACACATGTTCCTGGGACACGGGAAGCTCCTTTTTATTGGATAATGTTCAGACTCAGGTAAGCAAGCTAACGCTATCGGACCGCCAGCGCAACGCAGTTGTCACAACGCCCGTGCTAGACTCCTCCAGAATTAACGCCGACGGCTAACGGAACGTTGACAATGCATCCTGAAATTACGCTGCCCACGCTAATTGCCCATCGCGGCTATTCCGCCGCCGCCCCGGAGAATACCCTCTCAGCGGTGCGAGCTGCCCATCACGCGGGCGTTAGTTGGGTCGAACTCGACGTGCAGCTTTT harbors:
- a CDS encoding NADPH:quinone reductase produces the protein MSQRIQFAHTGGSEVLELVEVTPTVPAAGEVRIANKAVGLNFIDIYFRTGLYPAPSLPSGLGTEGAGIVDAVGEGVTHLKKGDRVAYAQGPLGAYAESHTLPASKVVKLPDFIDFETAAASMLKGLTVQYLLRQTYELKGGETILFHAAAGGVGSIACQWAKALGVKLIGTVSSKEKADLAMANGAWATINYTEENVVERVRELTDGAMCDVVYDSVGKDTWEMSLDCLKPRALMVSFGNSSGPVDGVNIGILNQKGALFVTRPSLNGYADTRERLEMMCEEFFAMIESGKVKIDIANRYPLAEAGKAQDALQSRKTTGSTILLP
- a CDS encoding MurR/RpiR family transcriptional regulator → MTGQNRESITPPSSPLGSINQRLAELYPTLSPQLKQAASYVMEHPLEMAFQSIRKTAGIAQVTPSTLVRLAKRLGFESYEPFREVFQSAVQTPPVELSGRASQLRHQAHQPDDQLFVNVGDAAFDNIGRLFTADNQARVRDAAQQMLAARNIAVVGFRDTFACAYHFAYVGRIAMPNITLIRGLEGGLLTELDRFNEQDLVVVFGFEPYCAETVKALEVTRRNGVQAIAITDTLRSPLVPGALITFTVANATPHFFPSILAAITLSEAILAECVAFGPDHLVDNVVSFETRMRHMGAYVDVS
- a CDS encoding enoyl-CoA hydratase/isomerase family protein, whose translation is MTSTLDLPSYETLLVTQQGYVLTVRLNRPERLNAVVEALYQDLLHVLTIAQQTREVRAVVLTGEGRAFCVGADMKVHGGAARTLYQRREYLQLANDVAEAIAQLSKPVIAALNGYALGAGAEMAVACDFILMADDAPIGFPETSIGTCVGGGVSKWLPQLVGLGQARRLLYTGEKITGAEATRLGLALAHYPLDQLMHEATALASQLAERAPVSMAMLKPLINRAAHTDMPSQLQQELDAVFTCSTTEDWQEGVNAFAEKRLPQFQGR
- a CDS encoding acetate--CoA ligase family protein, with the translated sequence MQSIEGHLPSRSPLHAVLAPEGIAVVGASSDPTKRGYKAMVGLVKGGYRGDIYPVNPKAKAILGVNAWSSISAIPGTPSLALICTPAATVPDLIAECGRRGIKGAVVLASGFSETGEAGAELEAQMMANARAHGVRIIGPNTSGLFNLHYNVNLLALENLKPGDIGIVSQSGNMLLSLALEAQHNGQVGFSSYIGPGNQTDLGFNDYLRYLGEDEHTRVATLYVEGFRDGRKFLDVARAVTAMKPVVVYKSGSTEQGQKAASSHTGALAGSYQMTVDLLRQAGVSVVQYSDEILPVAEGLGRLQKAAGKRVAVIADGGGQATIAADRLAEAGLTLAALSPDTQAKLKTLLLPQASSVNPVDVAGSSDANPSLLAQCMEVVAADANVDSVFLVGMFGGYSLRFAESLLGDEMRGAESMVELAHATQKPLVIYSLYAPIKPPPLRRLHEAGLPIYASIEHAVRVLAALGERGEYLARGAAQPATRPMQASPNGQALLATARQQKRDLLEFEAKALLAEHCIHVPDERRVQSANELADVARHFGHHPLAMKVVSKDILHKSDAGGVQLNLVGEAALRDAYKTIMGNAQRYDPSAQLDGVLVTPMVEKGVEVIIGMLRDPVFGPVLMFGLGGVFVEVWEDVAFRSLPITQADAESMVNQIKAQKVLEGVRGAPAVNKQALVLLLMRISKLVDAYPSIRELDLNPVMAYPESHPHGYAIVDARIIVEREE
- a CDS encoding enoyl-CoA hydratase-related protein — its product is MSQSLPTLTDAILTLEERVATLTLNRHDVRNALTGTALVDDIVTTAHWVNRTSDVSVLVITGVGSAFCAGGNVKDMAERRGDFAGDAAEVAERYRRGIQRMPLALSEVEVPVIAAVNGPAIGAGFDLANMADLRIASRQAKFGETFLNLGIVPGDGGAWFMQRQIGYQRAFELTLSGRVIDAQEALDYGVVLEVVEPDALMKRVMEHAARIAAQPPKATRLTKRLMKMAPDMELKAFLDVCAAFQGMCHNEPEHLDAVQNMLARMKT